One Polyodon spathula isolate WHYD16114869_AA chromosome 46, ASM1765450v1, whole genome shotgun sequence genomic window carries:
- the mgat3b gene encoding beta-1,4-mannosyl-glycoprotein 4-beta-N-acetylglucosaminyltransferase isoform X1 — protein MACLSLLRRMKMRRHRVFLLCTVGLCLISFLHYYKALHYVTLLRELSSPYPNIKSFFMVSEFFWKQGGTPLGRVEPEEAPQLLRTPSYIRELPLVQREENEPAQGLKGPRRADRTGAERGGARLPRPEQVLNLDPNTQPPAEDASERQRGAPQPDPPGGAPETISDLHRRPFVLQDKPNTYFTRTKAGAHCFRQGTETAEREGQTPPAKPARRQLLFKQQEEEEEVAGPRLSRMKRGRRLVKCVCRPGWHGPSCGVPTVVQHSNLPTKERLAPRDRPRRVINAINVNHEFDLLHARFHELADAVDVFAVCESNFTAYGERRPLHFLRQLLNGTYDYIRHKILYVFLDHFPEGGRQDGWVADDYLRTFLTRDSVRRIQGLRGDDVFIINDADEVPAREGVLFLKLFDGWTEPFAIHMRKSLYGFFWKQPGSLEVVSGCTVAMLRAVYETDGIKLRRREYYTLPAFRAYENDTGHILVQWSLGSPFHFAGWHCSWCFRPEGIYLKLVSAQNGDFPRWGDYEEKKDLNYIQQLIRTGGWFDGSVQEYPPADPKEHMYAPRYLLRNPKKYQYMLENPYRREGGG, from the exons ATGGCTTGTCTAAGTCTCCTGAGGAG GATGAAGATGCGACGGCACAGAGTGTTCTTGCTGTGTACTGTGGGACTGTGTCTCATCTCCTTCCTGCATTACTACAAGGCTCTGCACTACGTGACCCTCCTGCGAGAGCTCTCCTCCCCGTACCCCAACATCAAGTCCTTCTTCATGGTGTCGGAGTTCTTCTGGAAGCAGGGGGGCACCCCCCTGGGCAGAGTGGAGCCCGAGGAGGCCCCCCAACTCCTGCGCACCCCCTCTTACATCAGGGAGCTCCCGCTGGTCCAGAGAGAGGAGAACGAGCCCGCGCAGGGGCTCAAGGGACCCAGGCGAGCGGATCGGACTGGGGCAGAGCGAGGAGGTGCTCGGCTGCCACGTCCCGAACAg GTCTTAAATCTGGACCCCAACACCCAGCCTCCTGCTGAGGACGCCTCTGAGCGGCAGAGAGGAGCCCCCCAGCCGGACCCTCCTGGGGGCGCCCCGGAGACGATCTCCGACCTGCACAGGAGACCCTTCGTCCTCCAGGACAAGCCCAACACCTACTTCACCCGCACCAAGGCTGGAGCCCACTGCTTCCGGCAGGGCACAGAGACGGCAGAGCGAGAGGGGCAGACCCCCCCCGCCAAGCCAGCGCGTCGCCAGCTGCTGTTcaagcagcaggaggaggaggaggaggtggcggGCCCCAGGCTCTCGAGAATGAAACGCGGCCGGCGCTTGGTGAAGTGCGTGTGCCGGCCCGGCTGGCACGGGCCGTCCTGCGGGGTGCCCACCGTGGTGCAGCACTCCAACCTGCCCACCAAAGAGAGGCTGGCCCCCCGGGACAGGCCGCGGCGCGTCATCAACGCCATCAACGTGAACCACGAGTTCGACCTGCTCCACGCGCGCTTCCACGAGCTCGCCGACGCCGTGGACGTCTTCGCGGTGTGCGAGTCCAACTTCACCGCCTACGGGGAGCGCCGGCCTTTGCACTTCCTGCGCCAGCTTCTGAACGGGACCTACGACTACATCCGGCACAAGATCCTCTACGTGTTTCTGGACCACTTCCCCGAGGGGGGGCGGCAGGACGGCTGGGTCGCGGACGACTACCTCCGCACGTTCCTGACGCGGGACAGCGTCCGGAGGATTCAGGGCCTGCGGGGGGACGACGTCTTCATCATCAACGACGCGGACGAGGTCCCCGCGCGCGAGGGTGTCCTGTTCCTGAAGCTCTTCGACGGCTGGACCGAGCCGTTCGCCATCCACATGCGCAAGTCCCTGTACGGGTTCTTCTGGAAGCAGCCCGGCTCGCTGGAGGTGGTGTCCGGCTGCACTGTCGCCATGCTCAGGGCGGTGTACGAGACCGACGGCATCAAGCTGAGGAGGCGGGAGTACTACACCCTGCCGGCCTTCCGCGCCTACGAGAACGACACCGGCCACATCCTGGTGCAGTGGTCCCTCGGCAGCCCGTTCCACTTCGCCGGCTGGCACTGTTCATGGTGCTTCCGGCCCGAGGGGATCTATTTGAAACTGGTCTCGGCGCAGAACGGGGACTTCCCGCGCTGGGGGGACTACGAGGAGAAGAAAGACCTGAACTACATTCAGCAGCTGATTCGTACGGGAGGCTGGTTCGACGGCTCGGTGCAGGAGTACCCCCCCGCCGACCCCAAGGAGCACATGTACGCCCCAAGGTACCTGCTGAGGAACCCCAAGAAGTACCAGTACATGCTGGAAAACCCGtacaggagggagggaggggggtga
- the mgat3b gene encoding beta-1,4-mannosyl-glycoprotein 4-beta-N-acetylglucosaminyltransferase isoform X2 encodes MKMRRHRVFLLCTVGLCLISFLHYYKALHYVTLLRELSSPYPNIKSFFMVSEFFWKQGGTPLGRVEPEEAPQLLRTPSYIRELPLVQREENEPAQGLKGPRRADRTGAERGGARLPRPEQVLNLDPNTQPPAEDASERQRGAPQPDPPGGAPETISDLHRRPFVLQDKPNTYFTRTKAGAHCFRQGTETAEREGQTPPAKPARRQLLFKQQEEEEEVAGPRLSRMKRGRRLVKCVCRPGWHGPSCGVPTVVQHSNLPTKERLAPRDRPRRVINAINVNHEFDLLHARFHELADAVDVFAVCESNFTAYGERRPLHFLRQLLNGTYDYIRHKILYVFLDHFPEGGRQDGWVADDYLRTFLTRDSVRRIQGLRGDDVFIINDADEVPAREGVLFLKLFDGWTEPFAIHMRKSLYGFFWKQPGSLEVVSGCTVAMLRAVYETDGIKLRRREYYTLPAFRAYENDTGHILVQWSLGSPFHFAGWHCSWCFRPEGIYLKLVSAQNGDFPRWGDYEEKKDLNYIQQLIRTGGWFDGSVQEYPPADPKEHMYAPRYLLRNPKKYQYMLENPYRREGGG; translated from the exons ATGAAGATGCGACGGCACAGAGTGTTCTTGCTGTGTACTGTGGGACTGTGTCTCATCTCCTTCCTGCATTACTACAAGGCTCTGCACTACGTGACCCTCCTGCGAGAGCTCTCCTCCCCGTACCCCAACATCAAGTCCTTCTTCATGGTGTCGGAGTTCTTCTGGAAGCAGGGGGGCACCCCCCTGGGCAGAGTGGAGCCCGAGGAGGCCCCCCAACTCCTGCGCACCCCCTCTTACATCAGGGAGCTCCCGCTGGTCCAGAGAGAGGAGAACGAGCCCGCGCAGGGGCTCAAGGGACCCAGGCGAGCGGATCGGACTGGGGCAGAGCGAGGAGGTGCTCGGCTGCCACGTCCCGAACAg GTCTTAAATCTGGACCCCAACACCCAGCCTCCTGCTGAGGACGCCTCTGAGCGGCAGAGAGGAGCCCCCCAGCCGGACCCTCCTGGGGGCGCCCCGGAGACGATCTCCGACCTGCACAGGAGACCCTTCGTCCTCCAGGACAAGCCCAACACCTACTTCACCCGCACCAAGGCTGGAGCCCACTGCTTCCGGCAGGGCACAGAGACGGCAGAGCGAGAGGGGCAGACCCCCCCCGCCAAGCCAGCGCGTCGCCAGCTGCTGTTcaagcagcaggaggaggaggaggaggtggcggGCCCCAGGCTCTCGAGAATGAAACGCGGCCGGCGCTTGGTGAAGTGCGTGTGCCGGCCCGGCTGGCACGGGCCGTCCTGCGGGGTGCCCACCGTGGTGCAGCACTCCAACCTGCCCACCAAAGAGAGGCTGGCCCCCCGGGACAGGCCGCGGCGCGTCATCAACGCCATCAACGTGAACCACGAGTTCGACCTGCTCCACGCGCGCTTCCACGAGCTCGCCGACGCCGTGGACGTCTTCGCGGTGTGCGAGTCCAACTTCACCGCCTACGGGGAGCGCCGGCCTTTGCACTTCCTGCGCCAGCTTCTGAACGGGACCTACGACTACATCCGGCACAAGATCCTCTACGTGTTTCTGGACCACTTCCCCGAGGGGGGGCGGCAGGACGGCTGGGTCGCGGACGACTACCTCCGCACGTTCCTGACGCGGGACAGCGTCCGGAGGATTCAGGGCCTGCGGGGGGACGACGTCTTCATCATCAACGACGCGGACGAGGTCCCCGCGCGCGAGGGTGTCCTGTTCCTGAAGCTCTTCGACGGCTGGACCGAGCCGTTCGCCATCCACATGCGCAAGTCCCTGTACGGGTTCTTCTGGAAGCAGCCCGGCTCGCTGGAGGTGGTGTCCGGCTGCACTGTCGCCATGCTCAGGGCGGTGTACGAGACCGACGGCATCAAGCTGAGGAGGCGGGAGTACTACACCCTGCCGGCCTTCCGCGCCTACGAGAACGACACCGGCCACATCCTGGTGCAGTGGTCCCTCGGCAGCCCGTTCCACTTCGCCGGCTGGCACTGTTCATGGTGCTTCCGGCCCGAGGGGATCTATTTGAAACTGGTCTCGGCGCAGAACGGGGACTTCCCGCGCTGGGGGGACTACGAGGAGAAGAAAGACCTGAACTACATTCAGCAGCTGATTCGTACGGGAGGCTGGTTCGACGGCTCGGTGCAGGAGTACCCCCCCGCCGACCCCAAGGAGCACATGTACGCCCCAAGGTACCTGCTGAGGAACCCCAAGAAGTACCAGTACATGCTGGAAAACCCGtacaggagggagggaggggggtga